The DNA region CTAGCAAGAGAATCTGGATTTTCACTCTATGATGCTGCCGATCTGAAATTGGCAGTGGGGGAATGTCTTTTGAACGTGATCAAACACGCATATCTTGGAAAAACGAATTATCCGATCTTTTTAGAAGTTACGGTTCTGGAAAACCGTATGGAAGTTCGTATTAGGGATTTCGGGGTCCAAAAAAATATTTCCGAGATCAGAGGATACGATCCGGGAGATTATAGGGAAGAAGGGATCGGATTGTACCTGGTACGAAAACTAACGGATCATTTTTATATAGACCAATCCGGAAAAGGGAATCGCCTGATTCTCACAAAAATGAAATAATTCAAAAGAACGGCTTGCAGAATAATAGAATTGTCCGTCTATTCTGTATAATCCAAGCATATGCTTTCGATAACCCAAATGAAATTTATCTCCATACTAGTATTTTCGATCTTTATTCTTTCTTGTAGAAAGGGACCATCCTTGTCCAAAGAAGAAGTAAAGGATCTCAGCCAAAACTATATTAAAGAGTTATGTAAAAAGAATTTAGAATGTTCTGCTCAGTATCTGGAATCACTTCCTTCCGGAGAACAGAGAGCCGCTAAGTCTGGATTTTCTTCCCTAGACCAATGTATGGCCGAACAAAGTAACCAGTCCATTCTTCCTGACGATTATGAAAAGGTCACGGACCAGCAGATCGGAAAAGTGAAACGTTGTATGGACGACCTTCTTAAAACTCCTTGTTCCGAAATGGAGCAGTCGGGTGGGATCCCGTCTTGCAGGGAATTATTTCCGGACAGTAACTGAGAGCTTTTTAATCCGCAGAAGATTCAGATTCTGAAGATTCTTCCTGTAAAAGGCCGAGTCGTTTCGGTTTTACCTTAGAATGAGCGATCTGTCCATCTCCCCCTAAATATAAGAAAGAAGGACCTGGGATTTCCTTTAGTTTTACGCTGAACTTTTTATTCCTGCCCAGGTTTGCTTCTACTCCCGGGAAAATTTCTCTTTCTACTTCTATAAATGAATTTTTATCGGGATCGAAGGATAGTATTGCTGATTGTTCCTGTGCAAACAGGTTTTCCAGGATAGAGCTGTATTTTTGACGGATCGCTTGAAGTTTAGGAAGACTATCTTTTTCTTCAGGGCTCAAACTTCTTCTTTGAGAATCGTCGCTTAGTTTTTGGATACTAGTATCTACTTTTTTTAATATATCTTGGTTTTTACGGATCTCCGATTTTAGATCTTCTAACTCGGAAAGAAGTTCTGGAGGCATTCCGCAACTGAGTACGGTTCGTGTCTCCACAATGGCTCCTAATTTAGTGCAGGTAATCATTTTTCCTGCAACACATTGACCCCCGATGATTTCTCCTCTTCCGCCCCTGACAACTACGGATTCTCCTGCTATCAGTTCAGAGTGCATCGCCGCTTCTTCGATGAAGATGGAATTTTTAGCGATCATCTTTCCTTGTTCTATAAATTTCGCGTAGATATCGGCTCCTGATTCTATCATTCCTCCGTTTCTTCCCATAAATCCTCCGGAAAGAACGATATCTCCTTTTGCTTTTAGGAAAACTTTACCCACTGATTTTTTAACTATGATGGATCCGTCGGTTTCCAGGGTGAAACCGTCTGCGATGGATTCTTCTACGATGATTGTACCTGGAAAGTTAATGTTTCCTGTGGAGAAGTCGACATTCTCCAGTAAACAAACCTCATCCACACGAATGACGCCGAAACGATCGATGAGAGGTCGGCCGTCTATCAGAGATTGTACTAAATTTCCATCTTCGGAAATTTTAACATTAGGACCTAGTTTCCATTCCGCTAGCTTACCTTCTTCGAATGGAAGTACTTCTCCTTTTACGTTTTTGCCGGGTTTGCCCGGAGAAGGGGAAACTTTTTCAGCAAGTTTTTGGTTCTTCTTCACACTTTGGATGATCTGTATATTTTTGAAGTCCACTCTTCCGAATTCATCTTCTTCCAAAGTTGGTGCGCCTGGGTGTTGGAATAAAATACGTATATCCCCATCTTTTCCAGGAATGGGAGATTCACCTTGGGCGACTAGAGTTCTTTTTCCGTAATCGTCCGCTTGAGAAAGTTTGAGTATTGATTCTTCTATAATTCCGAAAACGATCCCGCTCACTTGTAATTGAGCAAGTATCTCGTCTCTAGTTAATAATTTTCCGCCGAATTTTGGTGGATGGAGAATACCATGGACTGTCATTTTATCTTCTGAAATTTTCAAGTCCAAGCTGGAGGCTTCCGGTTTGCCTGGCCATTTTCCGATCAGATGTGGTTCCGAGTCTTTGGACTTTAAGATACGTTTTACTTCTTCTTCTGCGATCCCTGAAATTTTAAATACATCCAATCGTTTTAGAATTTCACGATATTCTACTTCCTTTCCTTTTTTTCCTGCGGGGAAGATGGTGAGATACGCGAGTCCGTCCAGATTTTCTACCTTGAAAAATCCGTTTTCGTTCTCTTCTAGATCTTTTAATAGGGATTCTGTAAAATTGCGGATCGAGTCGCTCATCCTGGGGGGCCGTTGTTGGAGAGTAAGTCCCATCCTATTTTTTACAATCGAAAACCTGTAAAAAGACTTAATGGCTGAGGACCGAAAAACTCCTAAATTTGTCTATTTTCAGACTGGGTCTAGTACGTCGAAGTTACTACAACCCTTCCTTTTTTGAAAAATTATGTCCTTGAAAAATCGTCAAATCGGCCGATGATCCTAGGGTAATACTATGGCATTCAACCCATTCTCCATTCTGACCAATATCAGGGTATCGATAGACCAAGTTCTGGGAAATCTCCCTCCAAAAGTGGTAAAGACGATCGGAAGCGCAGCTCTCAGCTTGGCGGTCCTGGTAGCGGTCGTTCTAGGTTGGTTCAGTTTCCAAAAAGGTTTGGCATTAGCGGGAGAAGAGGACCAGGCCAAAGAATTAGATCGTAAGGCATTATTTTTAGAAGATATAGAAAGAGAATACAACCGGAAAAGAAAGGACGTAAGATGGAGCGATCCTTCTTACTCTGATTCCGGAAGTTCTTCTTTGGATATAGAAAGATACGGTTTGGAAAAACCGAAGATGGACCCTTCTTCCCCTAAACCTGAGCTGGAAGAGTCGGACACGATCCGTAATTCTAAAATGAAGGATGGGGATTCCAGAGTTTTCTTTCCTACAGAAAATGAAAGGCCTGCTCGTGAGGATTTAGCTCCGAGCGATAAGAGCTCGGATTCCCCTCGTTTGGAACCGA from Leptospira selangorensis includes:
- a CDS encoding ATP-binding protein — protein: MAEIKKTDYSNQFRIQVPSHPRYVTVARNFVYNLARESGFSLYDAADLKLAVGECLLNVIKHAYLGKTNYPIFLEVTVLENRMEVRIRDFGVQKNISEIRGYDPGDYREEGIGLYLVRKLTDHFYIDQSGKGNRLILTKMK
- a CDS encoding LA_2478/LA_2722/LA_4182 family protein, translated to MLSITQMKFISILVFSIFILSCRKGPSLSKEEVKDLSQNYIKELCKKNLECSAQYLESLPSGEQRAAKSGFSSLDQCMAEQSNQSILPDDYEKVTDQQIGKVKRCMDDLLKTPCSEMEQSGGIPSCRELFPDSN
- a CDS encoding DUF342 domain-containing protein, whose product is MSDSIRNFTESLLKDLEENENGFFKVENLDGLAYLTIFPAGKKGKEVEYREILKRLDVFKISGIAEEEVKRILKSKDSEPHLIGKWPGKPEASSLDLKISEDKMTVHGILHPPKFGGKLLTRDEILAQLQVSGIVFGIIEESILKLSQADDYGKRTLVAQGESPIPGKDGDIRILFQHPGAPTLEEDEFGRVDFKNIQIIQSVKKNQKLAEKVSPSPGKPGKNVKGEVLPFEEGKLAEWKLGPNVKISEDGNLVQSLIDGRPLIDRFGVIRVDEVCLLENVDFSTGNINFPGTIIVEESIADGFTLETDGSIIVKKSVGKVFLKAKGDIVLSGGFMGRNGGMIESGADIYAKFIEQGKMIAKNSIFIEEAAMHSELIAGESVVVRGGRGEIIGGQCVAGKMITCTKLGAIVETRTVLSCGMPPELLSELEDLKSEIRKNQDILKKVDTSIQKLSDDSQRRSLSPEEKDSLPKLQAIRQKYSSILENLFAQEQSAILSFDPDKNSFIEVEREIFPGVEANLGRNKKFSVKLKEIPGPSFLYLGGDGQIAHSKVKPKRLGLLQEESSESESSAD
- a CDS encoding LIC_11485 family protein — translated: MAFNPFSILTNIRVSIDQVLGNLPPKVVKTIGSAALSLAVLVAVVLGWFSFQKGLALAGEEDQAKELDRKALFLEDIEREYNRKRKDVRWSDPSYSDSGSSSLDIERYGLEKPKMDPSSPKPELEESDTIRNSKMKDGDSRVFFPTENERPAREDLAPSDKSSDSPRLEPNTKQPSRELPAEKEESRLSRPPRKEQRPRGE